The genomic region GCTGGCGGCGGTGCGGCTACCACGGCGCTGCTGGCGTATCTGCTGGCACAGGGAGCCACCTTGCTTCCCGCCTTGTGGCTGACGCACCGGGCCGGACTGCTGCCAGCGTTGTGGCCGGGCCGCCTGAGCAAAGCCGCGCTGCGGGGCCTGGGCCGCTTCCTTCTGATGGCCGTGGGTCTGCTGCTGTTCGGGAAAGCCGTGGACTTTGCGGTGCGGGAGCTGCTGATCCGGCAGTTCAGCCTCGCCGAAACCGACCTCTGGCAGGCCGTGGCCAAGCTCTCCGACAACTATACTATGGTGATGACGGCCGTGATGAGCAGCGTGTATTACCCGCGGCTGGCGGCGCTGGCGCCTCAGCCAACCGCGCAGCGGGCCTGGGTGCGCACGGTGCTACGGATGCTGGTGCCGCTGCTGGCCGCCGGCCTGGGCCTCCTCTATGTGTTGCGCCACTGGCTGCTGCCGGTGCTGTTCGAGGCCCGCTTCGGGGCGGCGGCCGGACTGCTGGGCCCCCAGCTGCTCGGCGACTGGCTGCGGTTTGTGGCGTGGCCCCTGGTGATGGTGCTCACAGCGCAGGCCCGCGTGGGACGTTACGTGGCGCTGCAGGCCGCCTCGGCGGTGCTTTACGCGGCGGCGCTGGCGCTGCTGCTGCCGCGGCTGGGCTTGCTTGGGGCCGTGTGGGCCTCGGCACTGCGCCACGGCCTGCTACTGTTCTGGTGCGGCTGGTATTTCCGGCGGTTTTGGGTGAGGGAGGAGGTTAGATAGGAACGTCATTCCGAGTGGAGCGAGGAATGACGTTCTTACTTTGTCATCCCATCACCTGTCACCTCATCACCAAAAAATAATGACGCCTCTGGTTACCATCGTAGCGCTTTGCTACAACCACGCCCGCTTCCTGCGGCCCGCGCTGGATTCCATTCTGGCCCAGACGTACCCGCTGCTGGAGGTGTTTCTGGTGGACGATGGCAGCACCGACGACAGCGTAGCGATACTGCACGAGTACGCCGCCGCGCATCCGGAGTGGAAAACCGTGTTTCTGCCCGAAAACATCGGCAACTGCGCGGCCTTCAACCGGGCTTTCTTCCAGAGCCAGGGAGAATTTCTTATCGACTTTGCTACCGATGACATCCTGCTGCCCGAGCGGGTCGCGCGGCAGGTGGCGCGGTTTCAGGAGCTGGATGTCAGCTACGGCATGCTCTACGGCAACGTGGCGCTGCACACCGAGGCCGGGGAGTTTCAGCGGCTGTTTCACGCTCCCGGCCCTACGGGTGCGCTGCAGCCGGCTCCCGCATCGGGCTGGGTGTTTGAGGACGTGCTACGCCGGTTTTTCATCAGCGCGCCGTCCATGATGATGCGGCGCGCCACGCTGGAGCAGCTCAA from Hymenobacter canadensis harbors:
- a CDS encoding glycosyltransferase family 2 protein gives rise to the protein MTPLVTIVALCYNHARFLRPALDSILAQTYPLLEVFLVDDGSTDDSVAILHEYAAAHPEWKTVFLPENIGNCAAFNRAFFQSQGEFLIDFATDDILLPERVARQVARFQELDVSYGMLYGNVALHTEAGEFQRLFHAPGPTGALQPAPASGWVFEDVLRRFFISAPSMMMRRATLEQLNGYDETLAYEDFDFWVRASRSWQFSYQDEILTEKRLHPRSMSAQGYRPGDPLVASTIRICHKAAALCRTAPERQALAERVRWELRQAARWGNLPEARDLYALLRELGGAGLIEHGIGVYLKVRG